Part of the Acidimicrobiia bacterium genome, CCGGTCCAATCGTCGGACCAAACACGATCGACGAACTCATCTGCACCGGCGCCGGCATTGATTATGTGAGGCTCACCAGCGACGGTGAAACCCTCAACGTCGGCCGCAGGTCACCCAAAATCCCGAGGCGGCTTCGCCGGGCCGTCCACGGCCGAGACGACGGATGTTCGGTTGACGGGTGCACCTCCCGCTACCGCCTCCAAGTCCACCATCGGGTCCACTGGGCCGACGGGGGCCCCACCGACGCCGAAAACCTGGTCACGCTGTGTTGGTTCCATCACCACGTGGTCATTCACCAACGAGGGTTCACCATCAACCCCGACTCACCAAGACAACGACTCAGACTCCAACGCCCCAACCGCGCCCCACCCAACTAGCAGGCCACCGCCCGACGGCCGGTCGCCCACCGGGCAATATAAAAGCCCAGTCCAATCTGACCCCCGCATGGTGACGGGGTAAGCCAGCCCACCACAACACCAACCCAAACTAATCAAGCAACCTCGATGACCGGGAGAACCCGGTCGCCGAACACCCGCGTCCACAACAGTCCGTTGGTCTTCGCCAACCCCCGAGCCGTCTGCATCCAGAGCCGACGTTTCCTCTAAGCCAAGGGAGCGTCAAGAGACGGACTTCCAGCCTTGGGGACCATCCACGAAGCTAAACGCCTTCGGCGACGACTATCAAATATCTACCGGCCCATCGTGTAGAACTCTTCATTCGGCTGCATGTTGGTCAGGTGCGCCATTCTGTTCGACAGGCCAAACAGACCGACTATCGCACCTACATCCCAGATGTCGTCGTCATCGAGACCGTGAACTCTCAGCCCTTCCCAATCTGATGCGGTGACCGACTCCGGCGTCCGGGCGAATCGGACCGAGATGTCACAGATGGCCCGCTGACGATCATCCAGGTCGGCCTTGCGCCAATCCGTAGCTACCTGATCGGCCAAAAGCGGGTTCTTCGATCGGATCCGCAATACCGCCCCATGAGCGACGACACAATAAAGACAACCGTTGGCTGAACTGGTGACCACCACGATCAGTTCGCGATCCGCCTTCGAAAGAGCAGGTGAAGCCTTATCCATGAGGGCGTCGTGGTATGCAAAGAAGGCGCGGGCCTCTTCAGGGCGATGGGCGAGAGCCAAAAAGACGTTGGGGATGAATCCGGTCTTGGCGGCAACCTCCACGATCCGACCGCGCATATCGTCAGGCAATGATTCGAGGTCAGGTACGGGGAAACGAGAGAACATGCATGAAGTATGCCACTTCAGGTACGTGTGACACCGCAGACGAACAACCGTCTGAACGGATAGAGGGTTGTTCCATCCGGCCCCGGTGGATAGGCGGCGAGGACCTGCTGGCGCACGGCCCCCATGAACTCGTCCCGGTCTTGCCCCAGAGCAGCCAGATACGGACGGAGGGCAGCCCCCTCGATCCAGCGGGCTACCGGGTTCGGCCCTTCCAGGCGTTGGTAATAGACAGTCTCCCAGACGTCGAGCTGGGCACTGACGGGACCCAGAAGATCAAGATAGAA contains:
- a CDS encoding HNH endonuclease — protein: GPIVGPNTIDELICTGAGIDYVRLTSDGETLNVGRRSPKIPRRLRRAVHGRDDGCSVDGCTSRYRLQVHHRVHWADGGPTDAENLVTLCWFHHHVVIHQRGFTINPDSPRQRLRLQRPNRAPPN
- a CDS encoding peroxidase-related enzyme (This protein belongs to a clade of uncharacterized proteins related to peroxidases such as the alkylhydroperoxidase AhpD.), yielding MFSRFPVPDLESLPDDMRGRIVEVAAKTGFIPNVFLALAHRPEEARAFFAYHDALMDKASPALSKADRELIVVVTSSANGCLYCVVAHGAVLRIRSKNPLLADQVATDWRKADLDDRQRAICDISVRFARTPESVTASDWEGLRVHGLDDDDIWDVGAIVGLFGLSNRMAHLTNMQPNEEFYTMGR